From Capra hircus breed San Clemente chromosome 1, ASM170441v1, whole genome shotgun sequence, the proteins below share one genomic window:
- the ADIPOQ gene encoding adiponectin isoform X1 — protein MLLLGALLLLLALPSHGQDTMQGPPLPKGACTGWMAGIPGHPGHNGTPGRDGRDGTPGEKGEKGDPGLVGPKGDTGETGITGIEGPRGFPGVPGRKGEPGESAYVYRSAFSVGLESRVTVPNVPIRFTKIFYNQQNHYDGTTGKFLCNIPGLYYFSYHITVYLKDVKVSLYKNDKALLFTHDQFQDQNVDQASGSVLLYLEKGDQVWLQVYEGENHNGVYADNVHDSTFTGFLLYHNIE, from the exons ATGCTGCTGCTGGGAGCTCTTCTACTGCTGCTAGCCCTGCCCAGTCATGGCCAGGACACCATGCAAGGGCCCCCGCTGCCCAAGGGGGCCTGCACAGGTTGGATGGCAGGCATTCCAGGGCATCCTGGCCACAACGGGACCCCAGGCCGGGATGGCAGAGATGGCACCCCTGGTGAGAAGGGTGAGAAAGGAGATCCAG GTCTTGTTGGTCCTAAGGGTGACACCGGTGAAACTGGAATCACTGGGATTGAAGgtccccgaggctttccaggagtcCCAGGCAGAAAGGGAGAACCTGGAGAAAGTGCCTATGTATACCGCTCAGCATTCAGTGTGGGACTGGAGAGCCGGGTCACTGTCCCCAATGTTCCCATTCGCTTTACCAAGATCTTCTACAATCAGCAAAACCACTATGATGGCACCACTGGCAAATTCCTCTGCAATATTCCCGGGCTGTACTACTTCTCCTACCACATTACTGTCTACTTGAAGGATGTGAAGGTCAGCCTCTACAAGAACGACAAGGCCCTGCTCTTCACCCACGACCAGTTCCAGGACCAGAACGTGGACCAGGCCTCTGGCTCCGTGCTCCTCTATCTGGAGAAGGGTGACCAAGTCTGGCTCCAGGTGTACGAGGGTGAAAATCACAATGGGGTCTATGCGGATAACGTCCATGACTCCACCTTCACAGGCTTCCTTCTCTACCATAACATCGAATGA